A single region of the Jatrophihabitans sp. GAS493 genome encodes:
- a CDS encoding helix-turn-helix domain-containing protein: MTGTSALAVPATDEDWGSPASVGSGSSGGAKSSVGGKSPPFKLKWIQDAAKADLGQRLFAVAVAMASYADGDGTGIRPSQQTIADGIGVSERQVRGALRDLEARGVLVMVCEAPRSSRRCNEYRLGVLPASVIEAKRKERERKRKVAVPANADTSIPAENDALVPANADASVPADRDISIPAESDTLVPADRDTSNGRNLPTTTSGTTSGSTTSTLTTSLPTTPEGTTSPMTTSPTTTASSSDGYRSAKERELLAEAETLEAMGWKTQASDLRAQAAVLKVERLERRARVPGFD, encoded by the coding sequence ATGACAGGCACTAGCGCGCTGGCCGTACCGGCAACGGACGAAGACTGGGGCAGCCCAGCGTCCGTGGGGTCTGGGTCCAGCGGTGGCGCGAAGTCGAGCGTCGGGGGTAAGTCGCCACCGTTCAAGCTGAAATGGATACAGGACGCAGCGAAGGCCGACCTTGGACAGCGCCTGTTTGCCGTCGCGGTGGCGATGGCTAGCTATGCGGACGGCGACGGTACGGGCATCCGTCCTAGTCAGCAGACCATCGCGGACGGCATCGGCGTAAGTGAGCGACAGGTGAGAGGCGCGCTTCGTGACCTCGAAGCCAGAGGCGTGCTCGTGATGGTTTGCGAAGCGCCTCGGAGCTCGCGGCGGTGCAACGAGTACCGGCTGGGGGTACTGCCAGCGTCGGTGATCGAAGCGAAGCGCAAGGAGCGGGAGCGGAAGCGGAAGGTAGCTGTACCGGCAAATGCCGACACTTCCATACCGGCAGAAAACGACGCGCTCGTACCGGCAAATGCCGACGCTTCCGTACCGGCAGATCGTGACATTTCCATACCGGCAGAAAGCGACACGCTCGTACCGGCAGATCGTGACACGTCGAATGGTCGAAATCTGCCGACTACTACATCAGGGACTACATCAGGTTCTACTACATCAACTTTGACTACATCCCTTCCTACTACACCAGAGGGGACTACGTCCCCCATGACTACATCACCTACTACTACGGCTAGTTCGAGCGACGGCTACCGAAGCGCCAAGGAGCGTGAACTCCTGGCCGAGGCAGAGACGCTCGAAGCGATGGGCTGGAAGACGCAAGCGAGCGACCTTCGAGCGCAAGCTGCGGTCCTGAAAGTCGAACGCCTGGAGCGACGCGCCAGAGTTCCAGGCTTCGACTGA
- the efeU gene encoding iron uptake transporter permease EfeU yields MLPTFVIGLREGLEAALIVGIVAAFLRQRERRDLLRWVWIGVLAATLLCIAGGVALRVFSQNLPQRQQEGLETVIGLVAVAMVTYMVVWMRRNSRSLKGQLEGAAAEALAEGSGWALVVMAFLAVLREGFETSVFLLAAYNESDNGATATTGAVLGIAVAVAIGYGIYRGGVKLNLSRFFRITGVMLVLVSAGLVVSALHTAHEAGWLNFGQHQVLDLSALVTPGTVQESLLTGMLGIQARPVFIELTGWLLYVIPVGIYVGWPPGRALSNRIVVRISAGIAAVAAVAALLLVVLAPAKPAFAQRSAGAQQSAPGAAGGQNSASLGSPGQPQSPYTAVVGSGADAHRLSGNVQLVGPDSHESMPVEVYQGRVAVLPAAGRPSSLSYAEIAKLNGGSLPFGVRAKAGEVAVNYADTAELTLWVEPHTGQVIDAQVQQKTVITPSFSVGVAQLAPQTTTTRWPSVVTVAQADQARQAVSDLNTRRLLLQVAASLAVVAVVGTLVALWFAFVRRRPTSAAPSSVTNPKPELVRS; encoded by the coding sequence ATGCTGCCCACCTTCGTGATCGGCTTACGCGAGGGGCTCGAGGCGGCGCTCATCGTCGGCATCGTCGCCGCATTCCTGCGGCAGCGTGAACGCCGCGATCTGCTGCGCTGGGTCTGGATCGGAGTCCTCGCGGCCACCCTCCTCTGCATTGCCGGGGGCGTCGCGCTGCGGGTCTTCTCGCAGAACCTGCCGCAGCGTCAGCAGGAGGGGCTGGAGACGGTCATCGGACTGGTCGCCGTCGCGATGGTCACCTACATGGTCGTCTGGATGCGTCGGAACTCGCGGTCGCTGAAGGGGCAGCTCGAGGGGGCGGCCGCCGAGGCGCTGGCTGAGGGATCGGGCTGGGCGCTGGTCGTGATGGCGTTCCTGGCCGTGCTGCGCGAAGGCTTCGAGACCTCGGTCTTCCTGCTCGCGGCGTACAACGAAAGCGACAACGGGGCCACCGCCACCACCGGGGCCGTTCTCGGCATCGCGGTCGCGGTGGCCATCGGCTACGGCATCTACCGCGGCGGCGTGAAGCTCAACCTCTCCCGGTTCTTCCGGATCACCGGTGTGATGCTGGTGCTGGTCAGCGCCGGCCTGGTGGTCAGTGCCCTGCACACCGCGCACGAGGCGGGCTGGCTCAATTTCGGCCAGCATCAGGTGCTTGATCTCAGTGCGCTCGTCACGCCGGGGACTGTGCAGGAGTCGCTGCTCACCGGGATGCTCGGCATTCAGGCCCGACCCGTCTTCATCGAGCTGACCGGCTGGCTGCTGTACGTCATCCCGGTCGGCATCTACGTGGGGTGGCCGCCCGGCCGGGCATTGAGCAACCGGATCGTCGTGCGCATCAGCGCCGGTATCGCAGCTGTCGCCGCAGTCGCCGCGCTACTGCTGGTCGTACTCGCCCCCGCGAAGCCGGCCTTCGCGCAGCGGTCAGCCGGCGCGCAGCAGTCGGCCCCGGGCGCGGCTGGTGGTCAGAATTCGGCGTCGTTGGGCAGTCCGGGTCAGCCGCAGAGCCCATACACCGCGGTGGTCGGCAGCGGCGCCGATGCTCATCGACTCAGCGGCAACGTGCAGCTGGTTGGCCCGGACAGTCATGAAAGCATGCCGGTCGAGGTCTACCAGGGCCGGGTTGCCGTGTTGCCCGCCGCCGGGCGGCCGAGCAGCCTCAGTTACGCCGAGATCGCCAAGCTCAACGGCGGTTCACTGCCCTTCGGGGTGCGGGCCAAGGCGGGCGAAGTCGCGGTGAACTACGCGGACACGGCCGAGTTGACGCTCTGGGTCGAGCCGCACACCGGGCAGGTGATCGATGCGCAGGTACAGCAGAAGACTGTGATCACGCCGTCCTTCTCCGTCGGTGTGGCGCAGTTGGCTCCGCAGACCACCACGACGCGCTGGCCCTCGGTCGTCACGGTCGCGCAGGCCGATCAGGCCCGACAGGCGGTGAGTGATCTCAATACCCGCCGGCTGCTGCTGCAGGTCGCGGCCAGCCTGGCCGTGGTGGCGGTGGTGGGGACGCTGGTTGCACTCTGGTTCGCCTTTGTCCGTCGCCGGCCCACGTCGGCCGCCCCGTCGAGTGTGACCAATCCCAAACCGGAGCTGGTTCGAAGTTAG
- a CDS encoding acetyl-CoA C-acetyltransferase, translated as MTEAVIVSTARSPIGRAVKGSLASMRPDDLAVQMVRAALDKVPSLDPREIDDLMVGCGQPAGEGGFNIGRTIAVGLGYDFLPGTVVNRYCSSSLQTSRMAFHAIKAGEGEVFISAGVETVSRFAIGSADGWPGSQNPIYAEAGERTEKVAANGASEWHDPREDGLLPDVYISMGQTAENVALLKNVSREDMDHFGVRSQNLAEKANESGFWARDITPVTLPDGTVVSKDDGPRAGVTYEAVAGLKPVFRPDGRITAGNCCPLNDGAAALVIMSDTKAAQLGLTPLARIVATGVSGLSPEIMGLGPVEASKRALARAGMSVADIDLVEINEAFAAQVLPSQRELGIDMDRLNVNGGAIAVGHPFGMTGARITATLINSLQTHDKQFGLETMCVGGGQGMAMIIERLS; from the coding sequence ATGACAGAAGCCGTAATCGTTTCCACCGCGCGATCGCCGATCGGTCGTGCCGTCAAGGGGTCGCTCGCCTCGATGCGCCCCGACGATCTCGCCGTCCAGATGGTGCGCGCGGCGCTGGACAAGGTCCCCTCCCTCGATCCTCGCGAGATCGACGACCTGATGGTCGGCTGCGGCCAGCCGGCCGGAGAGGGCGGCTTTAACATCGGCCGCACGATCGCCGTCGGCCTCGGTTATGACTTCCTGCCCGGCACCGTCGTCAATCGGTACTGCTCCTCGTCGCTGCAGACGTCGCGAATGGCCTTTCACGCGATCAAGGCGGGGGAGGGCGAGGTCTTCATCTCAGCCGGCGTCGAGACCGTCTCGCGGTTCGCGATCGGCAGCGCTGACGGCTGGCCGGGCAGCCAGAACCCCATCTACGCCGAAGCCGGCGAGCGCACCGAGAAGGTCGCGGCGAATGGGGCGTCGGAGTGGCATGATCCGCGCGAGGACGGCCTGCTCCCGGACGTCTACATCAGCATGGGGCAGACCGCTGAGAACGTGGCGCTGCTGAAGAACGTGAGCCGGGAAGACATGGACCACTTCGGTGTCCGGTCGCAGAACCTGGCCGAGAAGGCCAACGAGAGCGGCTTCTGGGCTCGCGACATCACGCCGGTGACGCTGCCGGACGGCACCGTGGTGAGCAAGGACGACGGCCCGCGCGCGGGCGTCACCTACGAGGCGGTGGCCGGGCTCAAGCCCGTCTTCCGCCCGGATGGCCGCATCACAGCCGGTAACTGCTGTCCGCTCAACGACGGGGCCGCTGCGCTGGTCATCATGAGCGACACCAAAGCCGCACAACTCGGGCTGACGCCACTGGCCCGTATCGTCGCCACCGGGGTCTCGGGTCTCTCCCCGGAGATCATGGGGCTCGGCCCGGTTGAGGCGTCCAAGCGGGCGCTGGCCCGGGCGGGTATGTCGGTGGCCGACATCGACCTCGTGGAGATCAACGAGGCGTTCGCCGCCCAGGTGCTGCCGTCGCAGCGCGAGCTCGGCATCGACATGGACCGACTGAACGTCAACGGTGGCGCGATCGCCGTAGGACACCCGTTCGGCATGACTGGAGCTCGCATCACGGCGACCCTGATCAACTCCCTGCAGACGCATGACAAGCAGTTCGGCCTGGAGACCATGTGCGTCGGCGGCGGTCAGGGTATGGCCATGATCATCGAGCGCCTGAGCTGA
- a CDS encoding 3-oxoacyl-ACP reductase, with the protein MTDRLAGKVAVITGAGSGIGLATAVRFAAEGAKVVCADIDAVAGKAAAEQVGGTFVLVDVTDEEQVKALFQSAVDTYGGLHIAFNNAGISPPEDDSILTTGLEAWRRVQEVNLTSVYLCSKYAIEHMRAGGGGSIINTASFVAVMGSATSQISYTASKGGVLAMSRELAVEFAREGIRVNALCPGPVNTPLLQELFAKDPERAARRLVHIPMGRFGEASEIAAAVAFLASDDASFVTATTFMVDGGISSAYTTPL; encoded by the coding sequence ATGACTGATCGTCTCGCCGGCAAGGTCGCCGTGATCACCGGGGCCGGGAGCGGCATCGGCCTGGCCACCGCCGTTCGCTTCGCCGCGGAGGGCGCGAAGGTCGTCTGTGCGGATATCGACGCCGTCGCCGGTAAGGCTGCGGCCGAGCAGGTCGGCGGCACGTTCGTCCTGGTTGATGTGACCGATGAGGAGCAGGTGAAGGCACTCTTCCAGAGCGCGGTCGACACCTACGGCGGGTTGCACATCGCCTTCAACAACGCGGGGATCTCTCCGCCCGAGGACGACTCGATCCTGACCACCGGGTTGGAGGCCTGGCGGCGCGTCCAGGAAGTGAACCTGACCAGCGTCTACCTCTGCAGCAAGTACGCGATCGAGCACATGCGCGCCGGTGGCGGTGGGTCGATCATCAACACCGCGTCTTTTGTTGCCGTTATGGGTTCGGCGACCTCTCAGATCTCCTATACCGCCAGCAAGGGCGGGGTGCTGGCGATGAGCCGTGAGCTGGCCGTCGAGTTCGCCCGCGAGGGCATCCGGGTGAACGCCCTCTGTCCGGGACCGGTCAACACACCGCTGCTGCAGGAACTCTTCGCCAAGGACCCGGAGCGAGCCGCGCGGCGCCTGGTGCACATCCCGATGGGCCGCTTCGGCGAGGCCTCGGAGATCGCGGCGGCGGTGGCCTTCCTGGCCAGTGACGACGCCTCCTTCGTCACCGCGACCACCTTCATGGTGGACGGCGGAATCAGCAGCGCGTACACCACGCCGCTCTAG
- the efeO gene encoding iron uptake system protein EfeO has protein sequence MTHRFTRPALALLALSTLAGLSACSSDTKTAASTASAGDPHVANVTITSAKCVADRDSYAAGPITFNVSNKDATGITEFEVLKDELIVGEKENLPPGFNGSISVKLDAGDYEMYCPGATTPKVPLKVTGTAAAAATGTTHDLLIQGTKDYADYVDAQTTLLVDNTTPFVASLSGTDLAAAQLAYIKARPYYEKIEPVAEKFPDLDAAIDARPDTGQTITDLTGFHRIEYGLFAKKSLAGLAPIGAQLITDVKKLQTTAKTLTYQPADLANGASALLEEVSSTKLTGEEENYSHIDLLDMQANIEGSEQLFATLKPGLNKIDPELASTISTQFAALDKLVDTFRSTTDPSGFRPWNTLTDAEIKQLQAAVLAVHDPLSTVAAKVVNA, from the coding sequence ATGACGCACCGCTTCACGCGCCCGGCCCTCGCCCTGCTGGCCCTCAGTACGCTCGCCGGCCTCAGCGCCTGCTCCAGCGACACCAAGACGGCGGCCAGTACCGCGTCCGCCGGTGACCCGCATGTCGCCAACGTGACGATCACCAGCGCGAAGTGCGTCGCCGATCGCGACAGCTACGCCGCAGGCCCGATCACCTTCAACGTCTCCAACAAGGACGCCACCGGCATCACCGAGTTCGAGGTGCTCAAGGACGAGCTCATCGTCGGTGAGAAGGAGAACCTGCCGCCCGGTTTCAACGGCAGCATCTCAGTGAAGCTCGACGCCGGTGACTACGAGATGTACTGCCCCGGCGCGACCACCCCTAAGGTCCCGCTGAAGGTGACCGGCACCGCCGCCGCAGCCGCGACCGGCACAACCCACGACCTGTTGATCCAGGGCACCAAGGACTACGCCGACTACGTGGACGCGCAGACCACTCTGCTGGTCGACAACACCACGCCATTCGTGGCCTCGCTCTCAGGTACCGACCTGGCTGCCGCGCAACTGGCCTACATCAAGGCTCGGCCGTACTACGAGAAGATCGAGCCGGTCGCCGAGAAGTTCCCCGACCTGGACGCGGCAATCGACGCCCGCCCCGACACCGGGCAGACGATCACCGACCTCACCGGCTTCCACCGCATCGAGTACGGCCTCTTCGCGAAGAAGTCGCTGGCCGGTCTGGCCCCGATCGGCGCCCAGCTCATCACGGACGTGAAGAAACTGCAGACGACGGCCAAGACCCTCACCTACCAGCCGGCTGATCTGGCCAACGGAGCGTCCGCGCTGCTGGAGGAGGTCTCGAGCACCAAGCTCACCGGCGAGGAGGAGAACTACTCGCACATCGATCTGCTCGACATGCAGGCGAACATAGAGGGATCCGAGCAGCTCTTCGCCACTCTCAAGCCCGGTCTGAACAAGATCGACCCGGAGCTGGCCAGCACGATCAGCACGCAGTTCGCGGCACTCGACAAGTTGGTGGACACCTTCCGCAGCACCACCGACCCATCGGGATTCCGTCCGTGGAACACTCTCACCGACGCTGAGATCAAGCAGCTGCAGGCCGCCGTACTCGCGGTGCACGACCCGCTGTCGACCGTGGCGGCTAAGGTCGTCAACGCCTAA
- a CDS encoding LysE family translocator, translating into MTLWRMLAFGLAVLPICLTPGVSFTLVTQRVLTRGAGAGISVILGTSCGLICHATLAGLGLSALVMQSSEAFTVVKLAGAGYLVALGLRSLWRARPRRRVETSQPGDEDGPGAATRLPWQGRGDFLQGFLGNVLNPKAAAVYLTIAPQFLHAGSPLLPQTLLLGLAHIAVATSWLLTWTLVVQLSRRTFSSAGFRRSMDRISGAVLVALGLRTAAATR; encoded by the coding sequence ATGACGCTCTGGCGGATGCTCGCCTTCGGCCTCGCCGTCCTGCCGATCTGCCTCACCCCAGGGGTCAGTTTCACGCTGGTCACGCAGCGGGTGCTCACTCGCGGCGCCGGGGCCGGTATCTCGGTCATTCTCGGGACCAGCTGCGGGTTGATCTGTCACGCGACGCTGGCCGGTCTCGGCCTCTCGGCGCTGGTCATGCAGTCCTCGGAGGCTTTCACCGTGGTGAAGCTGGCCGGGGCCGGTTACCTGGTCGCGCTCGGGCTGCGGTCGCTCTGGCGAGCCCGTCCGCGTCGCCGCGTCGAGACCTCCCAGCCGGGCGACGAAGACGGCCCCGGGGCGGCCACTCGGCTGCCCTGGCAGGGTCGCGGCGACTTTCTGCAGGGTTTCCTGGGCAATGTGCTGAACCCGAAGGCCGCTGCTGTCTACTTGACCATCGCCCCGCAGTTCCTGCATGCCGGCTCCCCGCTGCTCCCCCAGACGCTCCTGCTCGGCCTGGCCCACATCGCCGTCGCCACGAGCTGGCTGCTGACGTGGACACTGGTGGTGCAGCTGTCGCGGCGCACGTTCAGCTCGGCCGGATTCCGCCGGAGCATGGATCGGATCTCGGGGGCCGTACTGGTCGCACTGGGACTACGGACGGCAGCCGCAACACGCTGA
- the efeB gene encoding iron uptake transporter deferrochelatase/peroxidase subunit produces MTDEQQQPGNPHHASRRGFLGAAAAGAGVLVAGGAVGYGVGRASADTPNESGPASANVSIPFYGPRQAGISTPAQDRLAFAAFDVTTTDVLKLQAMLGTWAAAASRMVLGELIGPTETAPQAPPVDTGEALGLGPAKLTITVGFGPSLFDGRFGLAGKRPAALADIPGFRGDQINPDISNGDICVQACSDDPQVAFHVIRNFARLARGAAVIRWSQLGFGRTSSTSTSQQTPRNLMGFKDGTNNIKAEDEAEMNSFVWVGDETDQSWMKGGSYVVSRRIRMLIETWDSDYIADQESIFGRTKDSGAPLTGKDEFDKVDLAAKDSKGDPVIAADSHIRLAAPATNGGLKILRRGYSYTDGIDQQSGLLDAGLFFLAYQRDPRKQFVPIQRRLGQSDGLNEYIRHTSSGVFAVPPGLSGPGDWFGKALFQ; encoded by the coding sequence ATGACAGACGAGCAGCAGCAGCCGGGAAATCCTCACCACGCAAGTCGGCGAGGATTTCTCGGCGCCGCTGCCGCCGGCGCCGGAGTGCTGGTCGCCGGCGGCGCAGTCGGTTACGGCGTCGGGCGCGCGTCAGCCGACACGCCAAATGAGTCGGGTCCGGCCTCGGCAAATGTCAGCATTCCGTTCTACGGTCCGCGGCAGGCCGGAATCTCCACTCCGGCCCAGGATCGGCTCGCCTTCGCGGCCTTCGACGTCACCACCACAGACGTGCTGAAACTGCAGGCGATGCTCGGCACCTGGGCCGCCGCCGCCTCCCGGATGGTGCTGGGTGAGTTGATCGGCCCGACCGAGACCGCGCCGCAGGCTCCGCCGGTCGACACCGGGGAGGCGCTCGGCCTGGGACCGGCCAAGCTCACGATCACCGTCGGCTTCGGACCCTCGCTCTTCGACGGCCGTTTCGGGCTGGCCGGCAAGCGCCCGGCGGCCCTGGCCGACATCCCCGGCTTCCGTGGCGACCAGATCAACCCCGACATCAGCAACGGCGACATCTGTGTTCAGGCCTGCTCGGACGATCCGCAGGTGGCGTTCCACGTGATCCGCAACTTCGCCCGCCTGGCCCGCGGAGCGGCGGTGATTCGCTGGTCGCAGTTGGGCTTCGGCCGCACCTCTTCGACGTCGACCTCGCAGCAGACGCCCCGCAATCTCATGGGTTTCAAGGATGGTACGAACAACATCAAGGCTGAGGACGAGGCTGAGATGAACAGCTTCGTCTGGGTCGGTGACGAGACTGATCAGTCCTGGATGAAGGGCGGAAGTTACGTCGTTTCCCGTCGCATCCGGATGCTGATCGAGACCTGGGACAGCGACTACATCGCCGATCAGGAGAGCATCTTCGGCCGTACGAAAGACTCCGGAGCGCCGCTCACCGGCAAGGACGAGTTCGACAAGGTCGACCTGGCGGCCAAGGACTCCAAGGGTGACCCGGTCATTGCGGCCGATTCGCACATCCGCCTGGCCGCGCCCGCGACCAACGGCGGGCTGAAGATCCTGCGCCGCGGGTACTCCTATACCGACGGCATCGACCAGCAGTCGGGCCTGCTCGATGCGGGCCTGTTCTTCCTGGCCTATCAGAGAGATCCACGCAAGCAGTTCGTCCCGATTCAGCGTCGGCTGGGTCAGTCCGACGGGCTCAACGAATACATCCGGCACACCAGCAGCGGCGTCTTCGCCGTGCCGCCGGGCCTCAGTGGGCCCGGCGACTGGTTCGGTAAAGCGCTGTTCCAGTAG
- a CDS encoding ribosomal protein L7/L12, with amino-acid sequence MLLDVGARSQNIPLIKEVRSVTGLALKPAYHLVRDVPSTVIAEIDEASATQIAAQLAQHGARVEIKIASAIEE; translated from the coding sequence TTGCTCCTCGACGTCGGCGCTCGCTCCCAGAACATCCCGCTGATCAAGGAAGTGCGGTCGGTCACCGGATTGGCCCTGAAACCCGCTTACCACTTGGTTAGGGACGTGCCGAGCACGGTCATAGCCGAGATCGACGAGGCAAGCGCGACTCAGATTGCCGCGCAGCTGGCACAGCATGGCGCGCGAGTCGAGATCAAGATCGCAAGCGCGATCGAGGAGTGA
- a CDS encoding DUF4440 domain-containing protein, with protein sequence MSSVDVQAVVECELALLSLSVRRTQRLVDELLDPDFQEIGASGRLWNRADISAALAAEGSDQTPHSGHGGVIEASEMTSRVLAADLVLLTYVSLRHGRPPRRARRTSLWRLSPEGSWRLLHHQGTLLADELAEPGLPFGGSSPL encoded by the coding sequence ATGAGCTCGGTTGACGTGCAGGCCGTCGTCGAATGCGAATTGGCGCTGCTCTCGCTCTCGGTCCGGCGAACCCAGCGGCTGGTCGACGAGCTCCTCGACCCGGATTTTCAGGAGATCGGCGCCTCCGGCCGGCTCTGGAACCGGGCCGATATCAGCGCCGCGCTGGCCGCGGAGGGCAGCGACCAAACTCCGCACAGCGGTCACGGCGGCGTGATCGAGGCGAGCGAGATGACCAGCCGGGTGCTGGCCGCTGACCTGGTGCTGCTGACCTACGTCTCGCTGCGGCACGGCCGCCCGCCACGCCGAGCCCGGCGAACCTCGCTCTGGCGGCTCAGCCCCGAGGGCTCCTGGCGGTTGCTGCACCATCAGGGCACGCTGCTGGCCGATGAGCTGGCCGAACCGGGCCTGCCCTTCGGTGGTAGCTCACCGCTCTAG
- a CDS encoding GNAT family N-acetyltransferase, with protein MATVRLRPIEFDDLDGLSAEGPEEDPFGFFGFRAANTMQRRFNADGFITDNLGSLAVITPDGELAGTVGWFALQHGPAVSARAFNVGIHILAGQRGRGYGTAAQDEIAKYLFANTLVERLEASTDVENIAEQRALAKAGYQREGLLRHAQFRAGGWHDLVIYSRLRGDPQVRA; from the coding sequence ATGGCAACCGTTCGTCTCCGCCCGATCGAATTCGACGACCTCGACGGCCTCTCCGCTGAGGGGCCGGAGGAGGACCCGTTCGGGTTCTTCGGATTCCGGGCCGCCAACACGATGCAGCGCCGTTTCAACGCCGACGGGTTCATCACCGACAACCTCGGATCCCTGGCCGTCATCACCCCGGACGGGGAATTGGCCGGAACCGTCGGGTGGTTCGCCCTGCAGCACGGCCCGGCCGTCTCCGCCCGGGCGTTCAATGTCGGAATCCACATCCTCGCCGGCCAGCGCGGCCGGGGTTACGGCACCGCGGCCCAGGACGAGATCGCCAAGTACCTCTTCGCCAACACGCTGGTGGAGCGACTCGAGGCATCGACGGACGTCGAGAACATCGCCGAGCAGCGAGCCCTGGCGAAGGCCGGCTACCAGCGGGAGGGGCTGCTGCGGCACGCCCAGTTCCGGGCCGGCGGGTGGCACGACCTGGTGATCTACAGCCGGCTGCGCGGCGATCCGCAGGTCAGGGCGTAG
- a CDS encoding CAP domain-containing protein, which translates to MKPKAKAAPRPAVKPAVKPVVKASSLPVSSSIAYSVLSRLNADRAKYGAPALHMSGSLVAAAHNHNLAMASANVMAHQVSGEAGLSSRLARVGYGWSACAENIGWSTNLSTSGALGLDGQMMAEVAPNDGHRVNILSTKYTQVGIDVVLDSATGKLWLTEDFGQPG; encoded by the coding sequence GTGAAGCCAAAGGCCAAGGCGGCTCCTCGGCCCGCGGTGAAGCCCGCGGTGAAGCCTGTGGTGAAGGCCAGTTCCCTCCCGGTCAGCTCGTCGATCGCCTACTCGGTGCTCTCGCGGCTCAACGCGGATCGGGCGAAGTACGGTGCCCCGGCGCTGCACATGAGCGGCTCGCTGGTCGCTGCGGCCCACAACCACAATCTGGCCATGGCGTCGGCCAACGTCATGGCCCACCAGGTGTCGGGCGAGGCGGGTCTATCCAGCCGGCTGGCGCGAGTCGGCTACGGGTGGAGTGCCTGCGCCGAGAACATCGGTTGGAGCACCAACCTGTCGACTTCGGGCGCGCTGGGCCTGGATGGGCAGATGATGGCCGAGGTGGCGCCAAATGACGGTCACCGGGTGAACATTCTCAGCACGAAGTACACCCAGGTCGGCATCGATGTCGTCCTCGATTCGGCTACTGGCAAATTGTGGCTCACAGAAGATTTCGGCCAGCCGGGCTAG
- a CDS encoding antibiotic biosynthesis monooxygenase: MTIIKINAITVPADSGDELAKRFAARAGAVDDQDGFEGFELLQPTDERTTWLVVTRWRDEESFQAWLNSASFGHGHRSASERAGGEAPPHVGVSSELWSYVISGGSAK; encoded by the coding sequence GTGACCATCATAAAGATAAACGCGATCACCGTTCCGGCCGACAGCGGCGACGAGTTGGCCAAGCGCTTCGCCGCCCGCGCCGGCGCCGTCGACGATCAGGACGGATTCGAGGGTTTTGAGCTCCTGCAGCCCACCGATGAGCGGACCACCTGGCTGGTGGTAACCCGTTGGCGGGACGAGGAGTCGTTCCAGGCCTGGCTGAATTCGGCCTCATTCGGGCACGGCCACCGTTCGGCCAGCGAGCGGGCCGGCGGCGAGGCCCCGCCGCACGTCGGAGTCAGCAGCGAACTCTGGTCCTACGTGATCTCCGGCGGCTCAGCCAAGTAG